From a region of the Thiorhodovibrio winogradskyi genome:
- the mobB gene encoding molybdopterin-guanine dinucleotide biosynthesis protein B — translation MSQSVAHVGFAAPSGTGKTSLLTRLVPVLRARGLRLGYLKHAHHGFDLDTPGKDSYLLREAGASAVLIASARRWAFIQERVADEPHAGQPETRDERPPLDALLARFDADTTDLVLIEGWHGAPLPRIALHRRALGRAFLDFDDPDLIAVATDAPEQVPDTLPRLPLGEPGVIADFILNHPRIGLVGRRDRQHPGHACGSTES, via the coding sequence ATGAGCCAAAGCGTTGCCCACGTCGGCTTCGCCGCGCCCAGCGGCACCGGCAAGACCAGCTTGCTGACGCGCTTGGTGCCGGTGCTACGCGCACGCGGTCTGCGCCTGGGCTACCTCAAGCACGCCCATCATGGCTTCGATCTCGACACCCCCGGCAAGGATAGCTACCTCTTGCGCGAGGCCGGGGCGAGCGCCGTGCTCATCGCCTCGGCTCGGCGCTGGGCCTTCATTCAGGAACGGGTGGCGGACGAGCCGCACGCAGGACAGCCTGAAACGCGGGACGAGCGACCACCGCTGGATGCGCTGCTCGCGCGCTTCGACGCCGATACCACCGATCTGGTGCTGATTGAGGGCTGGCATGGCGCACCCCTGCCGCGCATTGCCCTGCATCGTCGCGCATTGGGGCGAGCCTTCTTGGATTTCGATGATCCCGATCTGATTGCCGTGGCAACGGATGCGCCGGAACAAGTGCCGGACACTCTGCCACGGCTCCCGCTGGGAGAACCGGGCGTCATTGCTGACTTTATTTTGAATCACCCCCGCATTGGCTTGGTCGGCAGGAGGGATCGCCAGCACCCTGGCCATGCCTGCGGGTCAACCGAATCCTAA